A window from Chrysemys picta bellii isolate R12L10 chromosome 2, ASM1138683v2, whole genome shotgun sequence encodes these proteins:
- the LOC135981142 gene encoding myb/SANT-like DNA-binding domain-containing protein 2: protein MESQDRKRAPAWTEREVRDMLAIWGDESVLAELRSSKRNGKVLEKVSKAMKDRGHNRDTQQCRVKIKELRQAYHKAREANGRSGAEPQTCRFYAELHAILGGAATTTPTVCYDSINGETHREEGSGNEEDEDGGNVGSSQQQGSGETGFPNSQDMFITLDLEPVTPELTQDPEGTQETSAANVSPSQRLVNIRKRKRRMRDDMFTELQMSSHADRAQKNAWSQSMSDMRKAQYEREERTVVKICNYVLLRDESQSAILL from the exons atggagtcccaggatcgcaaaagagctccagcatggaccgaacgggaggtacgggatatgctcgccatatggggagatgaatcagtgctagctgaactccgtagcagtaaaagaaatggcaaagtattagaaaaggtctccaaggccatgaaggaccgaggccataacagggacacacagcagtgccgtgtgaaaattaaggagctacggcaagcctaccacaaagccagagaagcaaacggaaggtctggggcagagccgcaaacttgccgcttctacgcggagctgcatgccattctagggggtgcagccaccactaccccaaccgtgtgctatgactccatcaatggagaaacacacagggaagagggttcggggaacgaggaagatgaggatggaggtaatgtaggtagctcacagcagcaaggaagcggagaaaccggtttccccaacagccaggatatgtttatcaccctggacctggaaccagtaacccccgaactcacccaagaccctgagggcacacaggagacctctg ctgcaaatgtttctccttcgcagaggctagtgaacattagaaagagaaaacggaggatgcgggacgatatgttcacggagctccagatgtcctcccacgctgatagagcacagaaGAATGCGTGGAgccagtcaatgtcagacatgagaaaagcacaatatgaacgagaggagag AACTGTTGTGAAAATCTGTAACTATGTGCTGCTGAGGGATGAGTCTCAAAGTGCAATTTTACTCTAA